The following proteins are co-located in the Vigna angularis cultivar LongXiaoDou No.4 chromosome 2, ASM1680809v1, whole genome shotgun sequence genome:
- the LOC108328481 gene encoding putative E3 ubiquitin-protein ligase RING1b: protein MKNKRNKQNLRRNAPKGLTSQLGIEDDDEVLYPLDLADLRKDVECPICLGIIRNTRMVMECMHRFCKECIEKSFRLGNNECPACRTHCSSRRSLREDIVFDEVIAVVFPNIDEYEKKEIAFSDDAKNNIKSMQEAYGQTLERQNEALRKKAAAAAASGSKDKYSRSGTQTLRRSARNESAFSESSSSRDMTLPPIAEERETQVIPVRDFADLQIQPQSSQHETNARTVAGGTIQSLIASSDKLVWGRFGPRSHTNSNARHAAALRSNRLERFIDHLQNSNQNDDELDIYIKLVSFEEERVTNLARPYLNCRPTLSIDQLCQYVAIETLLQTEEIELYVVKGCEPGFVSGREKFVADKYETQFLERGDKTLAEIIPNNLSLGHLVLAYKRKKWNLNEVLSCSGSE, encoded by the exons atgaaaaataagagaaacaaGCAAAATCTTCGTCGAAATGCACCCAaag GTCTTACAAGTCAATTAGGGATTGAAGACGATGATGAAGT gTTGTATCCTTTAGACCTGGCAGACCTACGAAAGGATGTCGAATGCCCAATTTGCCTTG GGATCATTCGAAATACAAGAATGGTCATGGAATGCATGCATCGCTTTTGCAAGGAGTGCATAGAGAAATCCTTTCGCCTCGG TAACAATGAATGCCCTGCTTGTCGTACTCATTGTTCAAGCCGAAGATCGCTAAGGGAAGACATCGTCTTTGATGAAGTGATTGCTGTCGTTTTTCCAAACATTGATGAATACGAGAAAAAG GAAATAGCTTTTTCGGATGATGCAAAGAATAATATAAAG TCAATGCAAGAAGCGTATGGCCAGACTCTTGAACGACAAAATGAGGCACTGAGAAAGAAGGCTGCTGCTGCTGCAGCTTCTGGGTCAAAAGATAAATACTCAAGGAGTGGAACTCAGACACTGAGAAGAAGTGCAAGAAATGAAAGTGCATTTTCAGAATCTAGTTCTAGCAGGGACATGACATTGCCTCCTATTGCTGAAGAGAGAGAGACACAAGTCATACCTGTCAGAGACTTTGCTGATTTACAGATACAGCCACAAAGCTCTCAGCATGAGACTAATGCAAGAACAGTTGCAGGTGGAACAATTCAAAGTCTCATTGCCTCATCTGATAAACTTGTATGGGGGCGATTTGGCCCCAGGAGTCACACCAACAGCAATGCTAGGCATGCCGCTGCTTTGAGGAGCAATCGCTTGGAGAGATTCATTGATCATCTGCAAAACTCCAATCAAAATGATGATGAG CTGGACATCTATATCAAACTTGTCTCTTTTGAGGAAGAAAGAGTGACAAATTTGGCAAGGCCATACCTTAACTGCAGACCTACTCTCTCAATCGACCAACTTTGCCAG TATGTTGCCATTGAAACCTTGCTGCAAACTGAAGAAATTGAATTGTACGTGGTGAAGGGGTGTGAACCTGGCTTTGTAAGCGGTCGTGAAAAATTTGTTGCAGACAAATATGAGACTCAATTTCTTGAGAGAGGGGATAAAACTTTGGCTGAAATCATACCAAACAATCTCAGCCTTGGCCATCTG GTCTTAGCTTacaagaggaagaagtggaactTGAATGAAGTGTTATCCTGCTCTGGTTCTGAATGA